In a single window of the Streptacidiphilus sp. P02-A3a genome:
- the sbnB gene encoding 2,3-diaminopropionate biosynthesis protein SbnB — MLILTAGEVRRVLDGARHEVVAAVSRAYRLHASGRTELPHSLFLRFPEEARNRIIALPGYLGNTGDPGDGEPVAGIKWISSFPGNLAAGLERASAAIILNSMRTGHPEVLLEGSAISARRTAASAALAAATLAPPEPQTGVTLIGCGVINLEVLTYLRALLPDLAEVTLFDLDPARAQAFAERCAARLPDLRTSTAGRIDDALAAHRLVSIATTASAPHLDPAPCRPGTLLLHLSLRDLTPETILSSVNIVDDVDHVCREATSLHLAEQRVGHRDFVADSIGAVLTGGRRHRDPEALTVFSPFGLGVLDLAVADLVRRRAQEQGLGTDVPDFLAPVAREP; from the coding sequence ATGCTGATCCTGACGGCCGGTGAGGTCCGGCGGGTCCTCGACGGTGCGCGGCACGAGGTGGTCGCGGCGGTGAGCCGGGCGTACCGACTGCACGCGAGCGGCCGGACCGAGCTTCCCCACTCGCTCTTCCTGCGGTTCCCCGAGGAGGCCCGCAACCGGATCATCGCCCTGCCCGGCTACCTCGGGAACACCGGCGACCCCGGGGACGGTGAGCCGGTCGCCGGTATCAAGTGGATCTCGTCCTTCCCCGGCAACCTGGCCGCCGGGCTGGAGCGCGCCTCGGCGGCGATCATCCTCAACTCGATGCGCACCGGCCACCCGGAGGTGCTGCTGGAGGGCTCGGCGATCTCCGCCCGGCGCACGGCGGCCAGCGCCGCGCTCGCCGCCGCGACGCTCGCCCCGCCGGAGCCGCAGACCGGGGTCACGCTGATCGGCTGCGGCGTGATCAACCTTGAGGTGCTCACCTACCTGCGTGCCCTGCTGCCCGACCTTGCCGAGGTCACCCTCTTCGACCTCGACCCGGCCCGCGCGCAGGCGTTCGCGGAGCGGTGCGCGGCCCGGCTGCCCGATCTCAGGACCAGCACCGCCGGGCGGATCGACGACGCCCTGGCGGCCCACCGGCTGGTCTCGATCGCCACCACGGCCTCCGCCCCGCACCTGGACCCGGCACCCTGCCGTCCCGGGACGCTGCTGCTCCACCTGTCCCTGCGCGACCTCACCCCGGAGACCATCCTGTCCAGCGTGAACATCGTCGACGACGTCGACCACGTGTGCCGCGAGGCCACCTCCTTGCACCTGGCCGAACAGCGGGTCGGTCACCGCGACTTCGTCGCCGACTCGATCGGCGCCGTGCTCACCGGCGGCCGCCGTCACCGCGACCCCGAGGCCCTCACCGTCTTCTCGCCCTTCGGCCTGGGCGTCCTCGACCTCGCGGTCGCCGACCTGGTCCGCCGCCGGGCACAGGAGCAGGGCCTCGGCACCGACGTCCCGGACTTCCTCGCCCCCGTGGCGCGGGAGCCGTGA
- a CDS encoding type 2 lanthipeptide synthetase LanM family protein: MTVTDALAAAAGSAEFVEAGLAGAPDEPVRLSGPLPGTAGFGFVFAPFADLTGRRLLAALDPMVGRSVRLIEITKEFTAATAAELGGLAARAMVLELQVARAEGRLAGTTPQARFRDFVAATGTRVGLNRLFAEYPLLALLIGRSCVNAVAAMAELLTRYAADRAELVDRLLAGRDPGPLVAVERTVGDAHRRGRRVAVLCFADGSRVVYKPRSLDADRHFGELVDWFNAHSGTPGLRTPALLTRPCYGWAEFVEARPCASRAELDRFYRRQGALLAVAHVLDLTDLHHENLIACGEHPVLVDVETLFHPPLPDGPAADDPAGLALEASVQRVGLLPRLVLGDEAALDLSGLGGGTDHRSPVESVGWEAAGTDEMRLVRRPGAARAGANRPRLDGADAEPAAHAEALVAGFRAGYRTVLTHRQRLAELLRRFAEDEVRVVTRATQVYATVLAEAAHPDALREPGDREGLLRLLGTDAVEDQGWPGLLDHEVAELWDGDVPVFTARPGHADLWSGTGARIPGALDQPGLDRVADRLAAMDEADRAAQERIMLTALACRTAEPAHPAAVPGPPAAGAGRAAGSGGPGEPPAPEQLLAAARELGDLLVEQAHRRRGRANWLGIELLGERYRRLGACGADLGHGYTGVALFLAQLAAVTGADRYAETARAALRPAPELLDRLAALPDEDLAAVGSGGFTGLGGILYALTQTAAALDDAELRALVTPAAALTVRAAGAEQPLGVLDGTAGGLAALLAAHRLRPSAELWRGASACADRLAAAPVPVVPAFATGAAGIGWALLGFAAAGGGARYRRTGLAMLRSAVAALPSAGADLSWCRGAAGVALAVADRDEAMAELELAGAVAEAVGRLSGAGRLPDRGLCHGEWGALELLRRPSTHSALQGRAAALARRGPRRVAAGGIAEPGLLTGVAGIGHGLLRLGFADRVPSALLLQSSTHDPSPARPACRAAVRLRDQPKRKATHS; this comes from the coding sequence GTGACCGTTACCGATGCGCTCGCAGCAGCAGCAGGGTCGGCCGAGTTCGTCGAGGCCGGTCTCGCCGGTGCCCCCGACGAGCCGGTCCGGCTGTCCGGCCCGCTGCCCGGTACGGCTGGCTTCGGCTTCGTCTTCGCGCCGTTCGCCGACCTGACGGGGCGACGGCTGCTGGCCGCGCTCGACCCGATGGTCGGCCGGTCGGTCCGACTGATCGAGATCACGAAGGAGTTCACCGCGGCCACGGCCGCCGAGCTGGGCGGCCTGGCGGCCCGCGCGATGGTGCTGGAGCTCCAGGTGGCCCGAGCGGAGGGGCGACTGGCGGGCACGACCCCGCAGGCCAGGTTCCGCGACTTCGTCGCCGCGACCGGGACCCGGGTCGGCCTGAACCGGCTGTTCGCCGAGTACCCGCTGCTGGCCCTGCTGATCGGCCGCTCCTGCGTGAACGCCGTCGCGGCCATGGCCGAGCTGCTGACCCGGTACGCCGCCGACCGCGCCGAACTGGTCGACCGCCTGCTGGCAGGGCGCGATCCGGGACCGCTGGTCGCCGTGGAGCGGACCGTCGGCGACGCCCACCGGCGTGGCCGCCGGGTCGCCGTGCTGTGCTTCGCCGACGGCAGCCGCGTGGTCTACAAGCCCCGCTCGCTGGACGCCGACCGCCACTTCGGCGAGCTGGTCGACTGGTTCAACGCCCACTCCGGGACCCCTGGGTTACGCACACCGGCCCTGCTGACCCGACCGTGCTACGGCTGGGCGGAGTTCGTCGAGGCCCGGCCCTGCGCTTCCCGGGCCGAGCTGGACCGGTTCTACCGGCGCCAGGGCGCGCTGCTGGCAGTCGCCCACGTCCTCGACCTCACCGACCTGCACCACGAGAACCTCATCGCCTGCGGCGAGCACCCGGTACTGGTGGACGTCGAGACGCTGTTCCACCCACCGCTGCCCGATGGCCCCGCCGCCGACGATCCGGCGGGCCTCGCCCTGGAGGCGTCCGTCCAGCGGGTCGGTCTGTTGCCGCGACTGGTACTCGGGGACGAGGCCGCGCTCGACCTCTCCGGCCTCGGCGGCGGCACCGACCACCGCTCCCCGGTCGAGTCGGTCGGCTGGGAGGCCGCGGGCACCGACGAGATGCGGCTGGTCCGTCGGCCCGGCGCGGCCCGCGCCGGTGCCAATCGCCCCCGGCTCGACGGCGCCGACGCCGAGCCGGCCGCCCACGCCGAAGCGCTGGTGGCCGGTTTCCGCGCGGGCTACCGAACGGTTCTGACCCACCGCCAGCGACTGGCCGAGCTGCTGCGACGCTTCGCCGAGGACGAGGTGCGGGTGGTCACCCGGGCCACCCAGGTCTACGCGACGGTCCTCGCCGAGGCCGCCCACCCCGACGCGCTGCGCGAGCCGGGCGACCGGGAGGGTCTGCTGCGGCTGCTCGGTACGGACGCCGTGGAGGACCAGGGCTGGCCGGGACTGCTCGACCACGAGGTCGCCGAGCTGTGGGACGGCGACGTGCCGGTGTTCACCGCTCGCCCGGGCCACGCCGACCTGTGGAGCGGCACCGGCGCCCGCATCCCCGGCGCCCTCGACCAGCCCGGACTTGACCGGGTGGCGGACCGCCTCGCGGCGATGGACGAGGCCGACCGCGCCGCGCAGGAGCGGATCATGCTGACCGCGCTTGCCTGCCGTACCGCGGAACCGGCCCATCCCGCCGCTGTGCCCGGCCCACCGGCCGCCGGGGCGGGCCGGGCGGCCGGGTCGGGCGGGCCGGGCGAGCCGCCCGCTCCCGAGCAGCTGCTCGCCGCCGCCCGGGAGCTCGGCGACCTGCTGGTCGAGCAGGCCCACCGGAGACGGGGGCGGGCGAACTGGCTGGGCATCGAACTGCTCGGTGAGCGGTACCGCAGGCTCGGGGCCTGCGGCGCCGACCTGGGGCACGGATACACCGGAGTCGCCCTGTTCCTGGCCCAACTGGCCGCCGTCACCGGCGCGGATCGCTACGCCGAGACGGCGCGTGCCGCGCTCCGCCCGGCGCCTGAGCTGCTGGACCGGCTCGCCGCGCTCCCGGACGAGGACCTCGCCGCGGTCGGCTCGGGCGGCTTCACCGGGCTCGGCGGCATCCTGTACGCCCTCACCCAGACCGCGGCCGCCCTGGACGACGCCGAGCTGCGCGCCCTGGTCACCCCGGCGGCCGCGCTGACCGTCCGGGCCGCCGGTGCCGAGCAGCCGCTCGGCGTACTCGACGGCACCGCGGGCGGCCTGGCGGCGCTCCTGGCCGCGCACCGGCTGCGGCCCTCCGCCGAACTCTGGCGCGGCGCGAGTGCCTGCGCCGACCGGCTCGCCGCCGCCCCGGTCCCGGTCGTGCCCGCCTTCGCCACCGGCGCCGCCGGGATCGGCTGGGCCCTGCTCGGCTTCGCCGCCGCGGGCGGCGGCGCGCGGTACCGTCGGACGGGGCTGGCGATGCTGCGTTCGGCCGTGGCCGCGCTGCCGTCCGCCGGGGCGGACCTCTCCTGGTGCCGGGGCGCGGCCGGGGTGGCGCTCGCGGTCGCCGACCGGGACGAGGCGATGGCGGAGCTGGAACTGGCCGGGGCCGTCGCCGAGGCCGTCGGGCGCCTTTCGGGCGCCGGACGGCTGCCCGACCGCGGTCTGTGCCACGGCGAGTGGGGCGCACTGGAGCTGCTGCGCCGCCCGTCCACCCACTCGGCGCTCCAGGGCCGGGCCGCCGCTCTGGCCCGGCGCGGACCGCGCCGGGTAGCCGCTGGCGGGATCGCGGAGCCCGGGCTGCTCACCGGCGTGGCCGGCATCGGCCACGGCCTGCTGCGGCTCGGCTTCGCCGACCGTGTCCCCTCGGCGCTGCTGCTGCAGTCGTCGACCCATGACCCATCGCCGGCCCGGCCCGCGTGCCGCGCTGCGGTGCGACTCCGAGATCAGCCGAAGCGGAAGGCTACTCACTCATGA
- a CDS encoding ferritin-like domain-containing protein: protein MSAGNGGWELPISEGELSRLTRELDEAHQEYLPRMHAAAADLTEELRDTQPTAAGVERLRMGSRRGFLLGAGGVAAALALAACSSSSSPKSQDATPSGAAMSGSGAPSANSLYTGDLQVVALATALENQAVGAYAAALAAAKAGKLGTVPAAVGTFATTAMAQHADHAKAWNAVLTGAGKPAITGVPLSNQPATLKALGGATSAGAVAQLALDLENQAAQTYLFATYNVSSAGGIATAASIAPVEAMHAAILNFVLGQYPVPDDFLPTDKAASPTLLTV, encoded by the coding sequence CCAGGAGTACCTGCCGCGGATGCACGCCGCCGCGGCCGACCTGACCGAGGAGTTGCGCGACACGCAGCCCACGGCGGCGGGGGTGGAGCGGTTGCGGATGGGTTCGCGGCGCGGATTCCTGCTCGGCGCGGGTGGCGTGGCAGCGGCGCTGGCGTTGGCTGCCTGCTCCAGCAGCAGTTCGCCCAAGAGCCAGGACGCGACGCCGAGCGGTGCGGCGATGTCGGGTTCGGGTGCGCCGTCGGCGAACAGCCTGTACACGGGTGACTTGCAGGTCGTGGCGTTGGCCACGGCGCTGGAGAATCAGGCGGTGGGTGCCTACGCCGCGGCGCTGGCGGCGGCCAAGGCGGGCAAGCTGGGGACGGTCCCGGCGGCGGTGGGGACCTTCGCGACCACCGCGATGGCCCAGCACGCCGACCACGCCAAGGCCTGGAACGCGGTGCTCACGGGCGCGGGCAAGCCCGCGATCACCGGGGTCCCGCTGTCCAACCAGCCCGCGACGCTCAAGGCCCTGGGCGGTGCCACCAGCGCCGGCGCGGTCGCCCAGCTCGCCCTGGACCTGGAGAACCAGGCCGCGCAGACCTACCTCTTCGCGACCTACAACGTCTCCAGCGCGGGCGGCATCGCCACCGCCGCCAGCATCGCGCCGGTGGAGGCCATGCACGCCGCCATCCTCAACTTCGTCCTGGGCCAGTACCCCGTCCCCGACGACTTCCTGCCCACCGACAAGGCCGCCAGCCCGACGCTGCTCACCGTCTGA
- a CDS encoding AAA family ATPase, which produces MRNNSLSTIGREAERQLLHDVLTGLHRKAGHAVFLVGEAGIGKSRLASDCAEQAESLGLPMLRGRGSPTSAGMPYRPLIEALNSRFRVTSIPDDPELEPYRPALSRVIPEWRHAAVPGYPESAVELAEAVLRMLAVLGRIDGCLLVLEDLHEADLETIAVVDYLVDNLAGLPILLVATLRPEPGAALELARGAERRRVASMSVLEPLDAPQIGALAAGCLELRVEQVPQAVVERLSTHSNGNPYLVEELLAEMVGSGALRQDAGGWHVVGDLTATVPASVVGGLRHRLQQLDPQLRDLLLLAATLGTRFSLGTLTLITGRGTRELLGELAAASGFVVPDATAVDQYAFRHALTGEALLAGLSPAERAVTALRAADAILAADPALSDGRCQLVARLRASGGDEAGATLAYAEAGRRALAGGASATAVQLLERAHQLGAPADRTFVTESLVYALAEAGQLDRAFALAESLPEAGAGALDIERRVALHTRLAWAAVISEYAADTLVQITAARAQLGGSGDPGQTAALAVVEGHLALLPGHGGPRAETERLAREAAEVAEREKLPVVACQAWQLLALLARERGFDHADACLERMLAVAEEHALPVWRVEALLRLGGNAFLRSGDARRIREARDAARDLGALALAQNAEGLLAMDAVQRADFATAREIIERCLEPSARMHNLGSHRYLLLVAATLAAHQGRRRQMERELLRFEQADDSASSLTPVLFGLCRTFCALLEENRAQALAELATVTAWVDRHPSMFYLSGQHGLGPLLAVLAGTADRRAYEAVLAGSAAALAWNRQFLVLADAILLGREGQGRRASSLVDRAQQEFRGFPIARHLGLRLVAEAAIADGWGDPVAWLRTAEEYFHEAGVRSVAGACRSLIRQTGVSVAQRRQGWELIPEGLRAVGVTPREHDVFALLVERLGNQDIAQRLSISPRTVEKHIASLLHKTGSVDRAELCRLARALCGD; this is translated from the coding sequence GTGCGCAACAACTCGCTGAGCACCATAGGTCGCGAGGCTGAACGCCAGCTTCTGCACGATGTTCTGACTGGCCTTCACCGAAAGGCCGGCCACGCGGTCTTTCTGGTGGGGGAAGCGGGCATTGGCAAGTCGCGGCTGGCGAGTGACTGCGCCGAGCAGGCCGAGTCGCTGGGCCTGCCGATGCTGCGCGGACGCGGCAGTCCGACCAGCGCCGGGATGCCGTACCGCCCGCTGATCGAGGCGTTGAACTCCCGTTTCCGGGTCACGAGTATCCCCGACGACCCGGAGCTGGAGCCCTACCGTCCGGCCCTGAGCCGAGTGATCCCGGAGTGGCGGCACGCTGCCGTCCCCGGCTACCCCGAGAGCGCGGTCGAGCTGGCCGAGGCGGTGCTGCGGATGCTGGCCGTGCTCGGCCGGATCGATGGCTGCCTGCTCGTGCTGGAGGACCTGCACGAGGCCGACCTGGAGACCATCGCGGTGGTGGACTACCTGGTCGACAACCTGGCCGGGCTGCCCATCCTGCTGGTGGCCACGCTGCGGCCGGAGCCGGGGGCCGCCCTGGAGCTGGCCCGGGGCGCCGAGCGGCGCCGGGTCGCCTCGATGTCCGTCCTGGAACCGCTCGACGCCCCCCAGATCGGCGCCCTGGCCGCTGGCTGCCTGGAGCTGCGGGTCGAGCAGGTGCCTCAGGCCGTGGTCGAGCGGCTGAGTACCCACAGCAACGGAAACCCTTACCTCGTCGAGGAGTTGCTTGCCGAGATGGTCGGCTCCGGGGCGCTGCGGCAGGACGCCGGCGGCTGGCATGTGGTCGGCGACCTGACGGCCACCGTTCCCGCCAGCGTGGTCGGCGGCCTACGGCACCGGCTGCAGCAGCTCGATCCGCAGCTGCGTGACCTGCTGCTGCTCGCCGCCACCCTGGGCACCCGCTTCTCGCTCGGCACGCTCACGCTGATCACCGGGCGCGGCACCCGGGAGCTGCTGGGTGAGCTGGCTGCGGCCTCGGGCTTCGTCGTCCCCGACGCCACCGCCGTCGACCAGTACGCGTTTCGGCACGCGCTCACCGGGGAGGCCCTGCTCGCCGGGCTGTCCCCGGCCGAGCGGGCCGTGACCGCCCTCCGCGCGGCCGACGCGATCCTGGCCGCCGACCCGGCACTGTCCGACGGCCGCTGCCAACTGGTGGCGCGGCTGCGGGCTTCGGGCGGCGACGAGGCAGGGGCGACGCTTGCCTACGCCGAGGCCGGGCGCCGGGCGCTGGCCGGGGGCGCTTCCGCCACCGCCGTGCAACTCCTGGAGCGGGCACACCAGCTGGGTGCACCGGCGGACCGCACCTTCGTCACCGAGTCGCTGGTCTACGCACTGGCCGAGGCCGGGCAGCTGGACCGGGCCTTCGCGCTGGCCGAGTCGTTGCCGGAGGCCGGGGCCGGTGCGCTTGACATCGAGCGCCGGGTAGCCCTGCACACCAGGCTCGCTTGGGCGGCGGTGATCTCCGAGTACGCCGCCGACACCCTGGTGCAGATCACCGCCGCCCGCGCGCAGCTCGGCGGCTCCGGCGATCCCGGTCAGACCGCGGCCCTGGCCGTGGTCGAGGGGCATCTGGCGCTGCTGCCCGGCCACGGCGGGCCCCGGGCGGAGACCGAGCGGCTGGCCCGGGAGGCGGCCGAGGTCGCCGAGCGCGAGAAGCTACCGGTGGTGGCCTGCCAGGCCTGGCAGCTGCTCGCCCTGCTGGCCCGCGAGCGCGGCTTCGACCACGCCGACGCCTGCCTGGAGCGGATGCTCGCCGTCGCGGAGGAGCACGCCCTGCCGGTCTGGCGGGTGGAGGCGCTGCTGCGGCTCGGCGGGAACGCCTTCCTGCGCAGCGGCGACGCGCGTCGGATCCGGGAGGCCCGGGACGCCGCCCGGGACCTGGGCGCCCTCGCCCTCGCGCAGAACGCGGAAGGCCTGCTGGCCATGGACGCGGTGCAGCGCGCCGACTTCGCGACCGCGCGGGAGATCATCGAGCGCTGCCTGGAGCCGAGCGCCCGGATGCACAACCTCGGCAGCCACCGCTACCTGCTGCTGGTGGCCGCCACCCTCGCCGCCCACCAGGGGCGGCGGCGGCAGATGGAGCGGGAACTGCTCCGCTTCGAGCAGGCCGACGACTCCGCCTCCTCGCTCACCCCGGTCCTGTTCGGCCTGTGCCGGACGTTCTGTGCCCTCCTTGAGGAGAACCGCGCCCAGGCACTGGCGGAGCTGGCCACCGTGACCGCCTGGGTGGACCGGCATCCCAGCATGTTCTACCTCAGCGGGCAGCACGGCCTCGGTCCGCTGCTCGCCGTCCTCGCGGGCACCGCCGACCGTCGCGCGTACGAGGCGGTCCTGGCGGGGTCGGCGGCCGCGCTGGCGTGGAACCGGCAGTTCCTGGTGCTCGCCGACGCCATCCTGCTCGGACGCGAGGGCCAGGGCCGCAGGGCCTCCAGCCTGGTGGACCGGGCGCAGCAGGAGTTCCGGGGGTTCCCGATCGCCCGCCACCTCGGGCTGCGCCTGGTCGCCGAGGCGGCCATCGCCGACGGCTGGGGGGACCCCGTCGCCTGGCTGCGGACCGCCGAGGAGTACTTCCACGAGGCCGGTGTCCGCTCCGTCGCCGGCGCCTGCCGGTCGCTGATCCGGCAGACGGGCGTCTCGGTCGCGCAGCGGCGCCAGGGTTGGGAGCTGATCCCCGAGGGCCTGCGGGCGGTCGGCGTGACGCCGCGGGAGCACGACGTGTTCGCGCTGCTCGTGGAGCGCCTCGGGAACCAGGACATCGCCCAGCGGCTGTCCATCTCGCCTCGCACGGTGGAGAAGCACATCGCCAGCCTGCTTCACAAGACCGGCAGTGTGGACCGCGCGGAGCTGTGCCGCCTCGCCCGGGCACTGTGCGGGGACTGA